The genomic stretch AGCCTGGGGCCGAGCCGGACGTCGCCGGCGCGTTGGACCGTTCCGGCGAGCCGGACCCCGCCGCCGAAGGCGACCGCTCGCGGGCGGAAGCCGAGGACGCCGCCGCCGAAGCCGACCGCTCGCCGGACGAAGCCGACCGCTCCGCCGCCCGAGGCGACCGGTCGCCGGCCGAAGCCGGCCACTCCGCCGTCGAAGCCGACCACTCGCCGGCCCTGTCGGACCAGTCGCCGTCCCACCCGGACCAGTCGCCGGCCCAGCCGGACCGCCCCGCCGGCGGACCGGGCGCCCCCGACACCGACCAGCACACCGTCGCCGGTCGCCCCGGGCCGCACTCGCGCTTCAGCCTATTCCGCGACCCCGACCGCGGGTCCGAGGCGCCGACGCTCGGTCCGGAGCCCGCCCCGCGCGGCCGTCACGACCCGAGCGTCGTCCCGACCGAGGCGCTCGACATCGACGAGGGCGTCCGGGTCCTGTCGCGCCCACCGCGCCGGCGCCACGCGATCTCCGACGAGCGCGAGCCGGAGCGGCTCGCGCCCGGGGCGACGCGCATCGGCGCCCGCTCGATGGACCAGACCGTCCGCCGCCACCGCGCGCTCGAGCCGCAGCGGATCGGGGCGCTCGTCGCGCTCGCGATCGCGATCGCCGCGTTCATCCTGGTGGTCGTGCTGCGCATCGGGCCGATCTGACGAGAATCGTCACCAACACGTGGTGATTCGTCACACGCGCCGCGCGACGATGGCGACATGCCCGACGTGCGTCACCTTCTGCCCACCCCTCGGGACAAACCTGACGCACGTCCGCGAGCGGTGGCCGTGCTGGCGCACCAACAGCACGGAGTGGTCGCCGCCCGGCAGCTGAACGCACTCGGCGTCAGCAGTTCGACGATCGCCCGCTGGACCGCCGACGGCCGCCTGCTGCGCCTGCATCGCGGGGTCTACGCCGTGGGCCACCAGGCGCTGACCGCCGACGGCCACCGGATGGCGGCCGTGCTCGCCGCCGGGCCCGGGGCCGCGCTGTCGCACCGGTCCGCGGGCGAGATGCGGGGCGTGATGCGCTGGGCCGGCCCGTACCACGAGGTGACCGTCCCCGGCGCCGGGGGCCGGCGCCGGCGGGCGCGCCGCGTCCGCGTGCACCGCGGTCGCCTGGACCCCGCCGACTGGACCGTCGTGCGCGGCATCCCGGTCACGACGGTCGCCCGGACGCTGCTCGACGTCGGCGAGGTGGCACCGTCCCGGCTCCCCCGCGCGGTCGAGGAGGCCGATCGGCAGGGGCTCCTCGATGTCCCGGCGGTCCGCGAGGTCATGGCGCGCAACCCGGGGCGCCGCGGCCTCAGACCCCTCGCCACCGCACTCGAGCTCCACACGCCCGAGCCCGCGTTCACCCGCTCGGGCCTCGAACGCGCCGCGCTCGCGCTCATTCGCGACCACGGCCTCCCCCGCCCGAGCGCCAACCTCTGGCTCCACGGCTACGAGGTGGACCTGGTCTGGCCCGATCAGAAGCTGGTCGTCGAGCTCGACACGCGCGGCTTCCACGGCACGACCTCCGCCTTCGAACGCGACCGACGGCGCGATGCCGACCTCCAGGCCCGCGGCTATCGCGTGATGCGGTTCACCGACCGCCGCATCGCCGACGACGCCGCGGCCGTCGCCGCCACGATCGCCGCGGCGCTCTCGCGAGCTACCGCGGCAGCCGCGGAGCGATGATGCGGTACGCCTTCAGCCCGAGCCCGAGCCGCTCGCGGTCCTCGGACTGCATCGGGTCAAGCCCGGTCAGCTCCTTCACCCGGTCCAGCCGGTACGCGACGGTGTGGCGATGCGCGTAGATCGTCGCCGCGGTCGCGTTCATGTTGCAGTTCTGCTCGAGATAGGCCTCGAGCGTGCCCACGAGGTCGGTCCGGTACTGGTCGTCGTAGCGGACGATCGGCTCGACCGTGTCCTCGTAGAAGGACCGCACCTCCTCCGGGTGCGAGGCGAGCACGCGAAACAGCAGCCGGTACGTGCCCGTGCCGATGTCCTCGGCGATCGGCGCATCGGACTGGCGCAGCACGTCGAGCACGAGCTCGGCCTCCTGGATCGCCCGCGCGATGTCGGCGGGATCCGAGTAGAACGAGGACGCGCCCACCGTCCCGTGGCGCTGCAGCCGCGTCGCCAGCCGGCGCGCGGCCTCGAGCGTCCGCTCGGGCGCGTCGTCGGCGCCCACCGCGGGCAGCAGCGCGTACACGCGCGCGTCGTCCATGTGCTGGGCCAGCGCGCCCGGATGCTCGCCGGAGATCGTCGCGACGACGTGCCGTGGACGGTCCGTGGTCAGCTCGGCGCACAGGACGACCGCGCCGCGCGACAGGTCGCAGCCGAGCCGGCCTGCACGCCGCACCACGTCGCGCGCGTCGAGATCCGGTCGCGATCGCAGCTCCTCCAGCAGCGAGCCTCGGAGGTTCTGCTCGACCTCCTCCTTGGCCTCCTCCACGGCGACCTCCGTCAGCGACGCGACGGCGGCCAGGTGCAGGAAGTCCGAGGCCTGGGGCGCGGGCGGCGCGTCGCCGGGCAGGAGCGCCACGACCCCGATGGTCTCGTCCCCCGACGTGATCGGCGCCTCGGCGACCAGCGACGACGGCAGCGCCGACGGCCGGCCCTTGACCCGCTCGGCCGCGAACCGGCGCAGCTCGCCGATCTCGGTGCCCTCGGGATGCATGACGGCCACGGCCAGCCGCGGCACGATGATCGCCACGGGCCCCCCACAGGCGTCGGACGCGAGCTGGGCGACCCGGATGAGGCCCTCTCCGGTGAGCACCGCGTCCACCATCTGCAGGTGCAGCGCGCGCAGCCGGGCGACCAGGCCGTCGACGGAGGGATCTCGAGAGTCGGGGTGGGCTTGAGCCATCAGACGAGCGGCAGGGCAGCATGGCCGTGGGCGGCGGGCGATCGGCCCGCCACCCACGGCGCATCCATGCCGGGTTCGCTAGGGCGAGGCCGACGCCGCCGCGTCGGGGTGCGCCTGCAGGATCTCCTCGCCGGACTCGCCGGTACGGACCCTGAAGGCCTGCTCCACGGGCAGCACGAACACCTTGCCGTCTCCGACGGCTCCCGTGCGCCCATGCTTGAGCACGGTGTCGACGATCGTCTGCGCGTCGCCGTCTGCCACGACGCACTCGATCTTGACCTTGGGCCGCAGGTAGTTCGTCAGCTCCGCGCCGCGGTAGCGCTCGGTGATGCCCTTCTGCCGTCCCGACCCCTTGACCTCGCTGATCGTCAATGAGGGGAAGCCGAGGTTCAGCAGCTCCATTCGGATGGGCTCGAACGCCTCGTGCCGGACGTAGGCGACGACCATCTTCATGCTGGGACCTCCTGAGACGTCGGGGCAGGCGCCGCGGGCGCGTAGGGCCGCGACGACAGCGCGCCGTACCCCTCGAGCTCGGGCGTCGGGATGAACTGCTCCGGATACCCGTACATGCCGTGCTCGGAGATGTCCAGGCCTGCATCCTCCTCGTCTTCGCTGACGCGCAGGCCGAAGAGCGCCTTGATCGAGCCGAACGTGATCATCGAGAGGACGAACACGAGGGTGAACGCCGCCGCCACGCCGACCGCCTGGACGCCCAGCTGCTTGAACGAGCCGCTGTAGAACAGGCCGGGATCGCCGATGCCGTTGTACTTGGCCAGCCGGGTCGACGTGAACAGGCCGCACGCGAGCGTGCCCCAGATGCCGGCCACGCCGTGCGCCGACAGCGCGCCCACCGGGTCGTCGATCCTCTTGTCGATCGCCAGGACGGCGAACACGACGATGATCCCCGCGACCAGGCCGATGATCGGCGCCGCCCAGAACTCGACGTAGCCCGACGGCGCGGTGATGGCGACGAGCGCCGCGATCGCGCCGTTGCCCACCATGCCGACGTCCAGCTTCTTCTGCAGCAGGTAGATCGTCGCGCCCGCGCCGATCACACCCGCCGCCGCGGCCAGGTTCGTCACCACGACGATCTCGGCGAAGCGGTTGTCGGCCGTGCCCAGCGTCGAGCCGGGGTTGAAGCCGAACCAGCCGAGCCACAGGATGAGCACGCCCAGGCCGAACAGGGGCATGTTGTGCCCCGGGATCGCCCGCGGCTTGCCGTTGGGCGCGTACTTGCCCTTGCGCGGCCCGAGCAGGAGCAGCGCGGCCAGCGCCCCCGTGGCGCCGGTGAGGTGGACGATCGTCGAGCCGGCGAAGTCCTGCATGCCGTTGCCGACGCTGGCCAGCCAGCCGCCGCCCCAGATCCAGTGCGAGACGAGCGGGTAGATGACCGCCGCGAAGACCACCGCGTAGATCGGATAGGCGATCAGCTTGATGCGCTCCAGCGTGGTGCCCCAGACGATCGCCAGCGAGACCGCGCAGAACACGAACTGGAAGAAGAAGAACGCCGCCGTGGATCCGGTGATCTGGCCCTCGACGAAGCTCCCGGCGTTGATGGTGTGGCCGAAGGAGAAGAAGAACCCGGAGTCGCCGGCCAGCTTCGCCCCCCCACCGAAGGCGATGGCAAAACCGACGGCCCAGTAGACGATCGAGGCGATCGAGAAGTTCATGAGGATCTTCGCGACCACGGCACCGACGTTCTTGCCGCGCGAGAAGCCGATCTCGAGGAGCGCGAAGCCGGCCTGCATGAACATGACCAGCACGGCGGCCACGATCACCCAGGTCACGTTGAGCTGATCGGCGAGGTCACCGATCGATGGTCCGTCCTGTGCGAGCGCGGCCGCTGGCAGCAGAAGCGATACGAGCACGCCGGCGATGACGGCCCGCCCCAGGCGGGGGTGAGGCATGAGCCCTCCTGATTCGTTGACAGGTGGCGCTCATGCTCAGGCAGCGGCCGGGACGGGTCATTGGACCAGTGTCGAAAGATCGCCCAGCGCGACTTGTCCAGGCTGTCGAACTCGGGAGGTTCGAGCCCGGCAGGCGTCGTACCGGCCTCCGCGTCCGGGAGGCGGGGCGCGTGCGATCGCCCCGTTGGCCCGGAGTGCGAATCCGGCTGGCCGTTCTTTATCCACGGGGATAAGGTCGCGCCCAGCCCGCTGCCGTAGCCTCGCCCACGAGCCGAATCCCGTCGACGAGAAGGACGAACCCCACCCATGCCCGCCCCGAGGACCCGCCAGCAGAACGTCACCGCCGCCCAGTGGGCGGCCAACGGCGCACTCGGCCCGACCGATCTGACGGAGAACATCGACTACTACGGCGAGAACGTCTTCTCGCCCGCCATCCAGAAGGACCGGCTGTCGAAGGACACCTACCGCAAGCTCCAGATCGCCGTCGCCAAGGGCGAGGGCCTCGATCTCGGGCTCGCCAACGAGGTCGCCAACGCGATGAAGGAGTGGGCGCTCGAGAAGGGCGCGACCCACTACACGCACTGGTTCCAGCCGCTCACCGGGCTGACCGCCGAGAAGCACGACTCGTTCTTCGACCCGCAGGGCGACGGCACCGCGATCACCGAGTTCAAGGGCAAGGAGCTCATCCAGGGCGAGCCGGACGCGTCGTCGTTCCCCACCGGCGGCATCCGGGCCACGTTCGAGGCGCGCGGCTACACCGCCTGGGACCCGACGTCCCCCGCCTTCATCCTCGAGAACCCGAACGGCGCTCTGCTGTGCATCCCGACCGCGTTCGTCTCGTGGACCGGCGAGGCGCTCGACCAGAAGATCCCGCTGATGCGCTCGATGGAGGCCCTGTCGAACTCGGCCGTGCGCGCGTGTGAGCTGCTCGGCGTCGAGGCCAACCACGTCTTCACCACGGTCGGTCCCGAGCAGGAGTACTTCCTGATCGACGAGCAGTACTACTTCGAGCGCGCGGACCTCGTGAACACGGGGCGCACGCTGTTCGGCGCCAAGCCGCCGAAGGGCCACGAGCTCGACGACCACTACTTCGGCTCCATCCCCGAGCGGATCCTCGCGTTCATGATGGACGCCGAGCGCGAGCTGCAGCGGCTCGGCATCCCGATCAAGACGCGCCACAACGAGGTCGCGCCGAACCAGTACGAGCTCGCCCCGATCTTCGAGAACTCGAACGTCGCCAGCGACCACCAGCAGCTGACGATGCAGATCCTGCAGAACAAGGCGCGCGACTACGGCCTCGTCTGCCTGCTGCACGAGAAGCCGTTCGCCGGCGTCAACGGATCCGGCAAGCACAACAACTGGTCGATGGGGACCGACAAGGGCGTCAACCTGCTCGACCCGGGCGACACCCCGCAGGAGAACCTGACGTTCCTGTTCTTCTGCGCGGCGGTCATCCAGGCCGTCAACCGGCACCAGGCGCTGCTGCGCGCGTCGGTCGCCAACGCTGGACAGGACCATCGCCTGGGCGCCAACGAGGCGCCGCCGGCGATCATCTCGATCTTCCTGGGCTCCGAGCTGACGAAGGCCTTCGAGGCGATCGAGAGCGGCTCGGGCGACGGCGGCACCGTGAAGGAGACGCTGGAGCTCGGCACGCCGCTGCTGCCGGTGCTGCCCAAGCACGGCGGCGACCGCAACCGCACCTCGCCGTTCGCGTTCACCGGCAACAAGTTCGAGTTCCGCGCACTCGGCTCGTCGATGTCGCTGTCGCTCCCGAACACGGTGCTCAACACCATCGCGGCCGAGGCCATGGACGACCTGACCGCCCAGCTGCGGCCCCTGGTCGACAGCGGCAAGCCGCTGATGGAGGCGGTGCTCGAGGTGGTCAAGGACGTCTACGCCGCCAACAAGCAGATCGTGTTCGACGGCGACGGCTACTCGGAGGAGTGGCACCAGGAGGCCGAGGCCCGCGGCCTGCTGAACCTCCCGGCGACCCCGGCCGCCCTGCCGTGGCTGACGAACGAGCAGACGGTCGCGGCGTTCGCGAAGTACAACGTGCTCTCCGAGCGCGAGCTCGAGGCGCGCGAGGAGGTGCTCACCGAGCAGTACGTCGTCAAGCTCAACATCGAGGCCGAGACGGCGGCGAGCATCGCCCGGACGCAGATCCTCCCGGCCGTCGTCCGCCACCTGGCGGAGCTGCGGGCGGCCGGCAGCGAGAC from Capillimicrobium parvum encodes the following:
- a CDS encoding PucR family transcriptional regulator, producing MAQAHPDSRDPSVDGLVARLRALHLQMVDAVLTGEGLIRVAQLASDACGGPVAIIVPRLAVAVMHPEGTEIGELRRFAAERVKGRPSALPSSLVAEAPITSGDETIGVVALLPGDAPPAPQASDFLHLAAVASLTEVAVEEAKEEVEQNLRGSLLEELRSRPDLDARDVVRRAGRLGCDLSRGAVVLCAELTTDRPRHVVATISGEHPGALAQHMDDARVYALLPAVGADDAPERTLEAARRLATRLQRHGTVGASSFYSDPADIARAIQEAELVLDVLRQSDAPIAEDIGTGTYRLLFRVLASHPEEVRSFYEDTVEPIVRYDDQYRTDLVGTLEAYLEQNCNMNATAATIYAHRHTVAYRLDRVKELTGLDPMQSEDRERLGLGLKAYRIIAPRLPR
- a CDS encoding ammonium transporter, encoding MPHPRLGRAVIAGVLVSLLLPAAALAQDGPSIGDLADQLNVTWVIVAAVLVMFMQAGFALLEIGFSRGKNVGAVVAKILMNFSIASIVYWAVGFAIAFGGGAKLAGDSGFFFSFGHTINAGSFVEGQITGSTAAFFFFQFVFCAVSLAIVWGTTLERIKLIAYPIYAVVFAAVIYPLVSHWIWGGGWLASVGNGMQDFAGSTIVHLTGATGALAALLLLGPRKGKYAPNGKPRAIPGHNMPLFGLGVLILWLGWFGFNPGSTLGTADNRFAEIVVVTNLAAAAGVIGAGATIYLLQKKLDVGMVGNGAIAALVAITAPSGYVEFWAAPIIGLVAGIIVVFAVLAIDKRIDDPVGALSAHGVAGIWGTLACGLFTSTRLAKYNGIGDPGLFYSGSFKQLGVQAVGVAAAFTLVFVLSMITFGSIKALFGLRVSEDEEDAGLDISEHGMYGYPEQFIPTPELEGYGALSSRPYAPAAPAPTSQEVPA
- a CDS encoding glutamine synthetase III family protein encodes the protein MPAPRTRQQNVTAAQWAANGALGPTDLTENIDYYGENVFSPAIQKDRLSKDTYRKLQIAVAKGEGLDLGLANEVANAMKEWALEKGATHYTHWFQPLTGLTAEKHDSFFDPQGDGTAITEFKGKELIQGEPDASSFPTGGIRATFEARGYTAWDPTSPAFILENPNGALLCIPTAFVSWTGEALDQKIPLMRSMEALSNSAVRACELLGVEANHVFTTVGPEQEYFLIDEQYYFERADLVNTGRTLFGAKPPKGHELDDHYFGSIPERILAFMMDAERELQRLGIPIKTRHNEVAPNQYELAPIFENSNVASDHQQLTMQILQNKARDYGLVCLLHEKPFAGVNGSGKHNNWSMGTDKGVNLLDPGDTPQENLTFLFFCAAVIQAVNRHQALLRASVANAGQDHRLGANEAPPAIISIFLGSELTKAFEAIESGSGDGGTVKETLELGTPLLPVLPKHGGDRNRTSPFAFTGNKFEFRALGSSMSLSLPNTVLNTIAAEAMDDLTAQLRPLVDSGKPLMEAVLEVVKDVYAANKQIVFDGDGYSEEWHQEAEARGLLNLPATPAALPWLTNEQTVAAFAKYNVLSERELEAREEVLTEQYVVKLNIEAETAASIARTQILPAVVRHLAELRAAGSETLIGETEELLRELVFAIQKLESVNEIHEDDTIKQEARYMLETVIPAMDAVREVADKLERIVADDLWPLPKYWEMLFIK
- a CDS encoding P-II family nitrogen regulator, translating into MKMVVAYVRHEAFEPIRMELLNLGFPSLTISEVKGSGRQKGITERYRGAELTNYLRPKVKIECVVADGDAQTIVDTVLKHGRTGAVGDGKVFVLPVEQAFRVRTGESGEEILQAHPDAAASASP
- a CDS encoding type IV toxin-antitoxin system AbiEi family antitoxin domain-containing protein codes for the protein MAVLAHQQHGVVAARQLNALGVSSSTIARWTADGRLLRLHRGVYAVGHQALTADGHRMAAVLAAGPGAALSHRSAGEMRGVMRWAGPYHEVTVPGAGGRRRRARRVRVHRGRLDPADWTVVRGIPVTTVARTLLDVGEVAPSRLPRAVEEADRQGLLDVPAVREVMARNPGRRGLRPLATALELHTPEPAFTRSGLERAALALIRDHGLPRPSANLWLHGYEVDLVWPDQKLVVELDTRGFHGTTSAFERDRRRDADLQARGYRVMRFTDRRIADDAAAVAATIAAALSRATAAAAER